A window of Fragaria vesca subsp. vesca linkage group LG7, FraVesHawaii_1.0, whole genome shotgun sequence contains these coding sequences:
- the LOC101314598 gene encoding uncharacterized protein LOC101314598: MVRIRKNLKVSPLQFFPDVAPEDLQPHICKLNQSPWDSSSCPFDLDCSSSALQFQGGEGFIGNGSLGDSIAAVESVASPMDIDKAEVAAGDVSDNVEKVFARCQRTDGRSWQCKKEAKEGFLFCDHHLRRSSAGNNNVNSNGNILPSNFVGSKKDTTVQAKTLAGTRRGRPKAVKKGPNAANPYEFYYYSGFGPKWGRKRGKKGQVGEEEDEENEEANNVEAAAANVAASASSSSVNTDPQPSSPHDVGNGGQLDYMEDDFDDEDGSDEEGCPRRMRRPVKARSLMSIINVKAQE, encoded by the exons ATGGTCAGGATCCGCAAGAACTTGAAGGTCTCGCCGCTCCAGTTCTTCCCCGACGTAGCTCCCGAGGATCTGCAGCCCCATATCTGCAAGCTGAACCAGTCCCCATGGGATTCCAGCTCATGCCCTTTCGACCTCGACTGCTCGTCGTCGGCGCTCCAG TTCCAAGGTGGGGAGGGTTTTATCGGAAATGGGAGCTTGGGGGATTCTATTGCAGCTGTCGAGAG CGTTGCGTCGCCGATGGATATCGACAAGGCAGAGGTGGCGGCCGGCGATGTGTCCGATAACGTCGAGAAAGTATTTGCCAGGTGTCAAAGGACCGACGGCAGGAGCTGGCAATGCAAGAAGGAAGCGAAAGAAGGTTTCTTATTTTGTGATCACCATCTCCGAAGATCGTCCGCTGGTAACAACAACGTTAATAGCAATGGCAATATTCTTCCCTCCAATTTCGTGGGTTCGAAAAAGGACACGACGGTCCAGGCCAAGACGCTAGCCGGAACCCGCCGTGGTCGGCCCAAGGCGGTGAAGAAGGGGCCGAACGCCGCGAACCCTTATGAATTCTACTACTATTCGGGATTCGGCCCCAAATGGGGCCGAAAGAGAGGCAAGAAAGGCCAGGTGGGGGAGGAGGAGGATGAAGAGAACGAGGAGGCTAATAATGTTGAGGCAGCAGCTGCAAATGTAGCAGCTTCTGCTAGTAGTAGTAGTGTTAACACCGATCCCCAACCTTCTTCACCTCACGACGTTGGTAATGGGGGTCAATTGGACTATATGGAAGACGACTTTGACGACGAGGATGGGAGCGACGAAGAAGGCTGCCCGAGGAGGATGAGGAGGCCGGTGAAGGCTCGATCCTTGATGTCCATAATCAATGTAAAAGCTCAAGAATAA
- the LOC101309010 gene encoding ferric reduction oxidase 2-like, giving the protein MDSGVVVSSSSPPSHEGIRKARAAIRLLLVLVVFGGCVLLYVMMPTNTYKQIWQPRIRAKTNSSTYFGSQGASLLVFTFPIMFIALMGCVYLHLGKKMNDYTISCDGKTKRLSVWKQPMLVKGPLGIVSGIELTFFIMFIALLIWSFSTYLTNGFQKITPQSAAKSHEKVWEVKLESASLRLGLVGNICLALLFFPVARGSSILPLFGLTSEASIKYHIWLGHIAMVLFTAHGIGYIIYWAVTDQISEMIKWAKNDVSNIAGEIALLSGLAMWVTTIPRIRRKMFELFFYTHYLYILFMVFYIFHVGVSYAGLMLPGFFLFVVDRYLRFLQSGKRAPLVSARFLPDESFELNFAKSPALKYNPTSVLFINVPSISKLQWHPFTVTSNSNLETDKISVVIKGEGSWTRKLYQVLSSPSTSDRIEAAVEGPYGPAATHFLRHDSLVLVSGGSGITPFISIIRELIFMSTAYQCKLPKVTLICAFKHSSDLTMLDLILPMSSTTPYDMSNLQIQIEAYVTRDTQPKEDSMNLRAIWFKPLENDEPVSAILGANQWLWLGLIIASSFMMFLILIGIITRYYIYPIDHNSNKIFSFPLRALLNMLAICISIAATASAVVLWNKRSNAKELKQVQHMEASSPSRGSEVYNTERELESLPQQSLLQATNVHYGQRPDLKRILLECKGSNIGVLASGPKKMRHEVATFCSSDLAENMHFESISFSW; this is encoded by the exons ATGGATTCCGGTGTGGTGGTCAGTAGCTCATCACCTCCGTCCCATGAGGGAATCAGAAAGGCACGGGCGGCGATAAGGCTGTTGTTAGTGTTGGTGGTGTTTGGAGGGTGTGTTCTGCTCTATGTCATGATGCCCACAAACACATATAAGCAAATTTGGCAGCCTCGAATCCGAGCCAAGACCAACTCAAGTACCTATTTTGGATCACAAG GTGCAAGTCTTCTGGTATTCACATTTCCCATTATGTTCATTGCTTTAATGGGTTGTGTATATCTCCATTTGGGAAAGAAGATGAATGATTATACAATTTCTTG TGATGGCAAAACGAAACGTTTATCTGTGTGGAAACAGCCGATGCTGGTCAAAGGTCCTCTTGGGATTGTTTCTGGGATAGAGCTTACCTTCTTCATCATGTTCATTGCACTCCTAATCTGGTCTTTCTCGACGTACTTGACTAACGGTTTTCAGAAAATAACACCACAATCCGCGGCAAAGAGCCATGAAAAAGT ATGGGAAGTTAAATTGGAGAGTGCATCACTGAGGCTAGGGCTTGTGGGTAATATATGCCTTGCACTTCTCTTCTTTCCGGTTGCTCGTGGCTCGTCAATTTTACCTCTATTTGGCCTCACCTCCGAAGCCAGCATCAAGTACCATATATGGCTAGGACATATAGCCATGGTGCTCTTCACAGCTCATGGAATTGGTTACATCATCTATTGGGCTGTTACAGATCAGATTTCTGAG ATGATAAAATGGGCAAAAAATGACGTATCAAACATAGCTGGAGAGATAGCTTTGCTCTCTGGACTAGCAATGTGGGTGACTACAATCCCTCGCATCAGGCGCAAAATGTTTGAGCTTTTCTTCTACACACACTACCTTTACATCCTCTTCATGGTCTTCTACATCTTTCATGTTGGCGTATCCTATGCTGGCCTTATGCTCCCTGGCTTCTTCCTCTTCGTGGTTGATCGTTACCTACGATTCTTGCAATCCGGGAAAAGAGCACCTTTAGTTTCTGCCCGATTCTTGCCGGATGAATCTTTCGAACTCAACTTCGCCAAGAGTCCTG CATTGAAATACAATCCAACAAGCGTCCTGTTCATAAATGTGCCCAGTATTTCCAAGCTGCAATGGCATCCTTTCACTGTTACTTCAAACAGTAATTTGGAGACAGATAAGATCAGTGTGGTCATCAAAGGTGAAGGAAGTTGGACCAGGAAGCTATACCAAGTCCTTTCATCGCCTTCTACAAGTGATCGGATTGAGGCTGCTGTTGAAGGACCTTATGGACCTGCTGCAACTCATTTTCTAAG GCATGACAGCTTAGTGTTGGTGAGTGGAGGCAGTGGCATTACCCCTTTCATATCCATAATCCGGGAGCTAATTTTTATGTCCACAGCCTACCAATGCAAGCTTCCCAAAGTAACCTTAATCTGTGCATTCAAACACTCTTCGGACCTCACAATGCTAGACCTGATTCTACCAATGTCTAGCACCACACCATATGACATGTCCAATCTCCAGATACAAATTGAGGCATATGTGACAAGAGACACACAGCCGAAAGAAGACTCAATGAACCTAAGAGCCATATGGTTCAAACCCCTTGAAAATGATGAACCCGTTTCAGCCATTTTGGGTGCAAATCAATGGCTCTGGCTTGGCCTCATCATAGCATCATCCTTCATGATGTTCCTCATCTTAATTGGAATCATCACCCGATACTACATTTATCCGATCGATCATAATTCCAATAAGATTTTTTCATTTCCCTTAAGGGCTCTGTTAAATATGTTGGCTATATGTATTTCCATAGCTGCAACAGCTAGTGCAGTGGTGTTGTGGAACAAGAGGAGTAATGCGAAGGAGTTGAAGCAGGTTCAGCACATGGAAGCGTCATCACCAAGCAGGGGTTCCGAGGTTTATAATACAGAAAGAGAGTTGGAAAGCCTTCCTCAACAGTCTCTTCTCCAAGCAACAAATGTGCACTATGGTCAAAGACCAGACCTCAAGA GGATTCTACTAGAGTGCAAAGGATCAAATATTGGGGTTCTAGCTAGTGGGCCGAAGAAAATGAGGCATGAGGTTGCAACCTTTTGTTCATCTGATTTGGCAGAAAATATGCATTTTGAGTCCATCAGCTTTAGCTGGTGA